One Undibacter mobilis genomic region harbors:
- a CDS encoding phosphotransferase gives MGSTSMMAGEILGQSLVADILSIDPSTAEAFVAARYGIIGSATRLTAERDCNFVIQTEAGDRYVLKVTNPKEDRVFVNFQTSALRHLELKTPAIPVPRVLPTVDGNFEPELRLTPSGSAIARLLTYVPGEVLRFSNRTAQQRHNLGRVAAELAVSLQDYDHPGARHLIAWDIKNAGRLRELMSPSLGEQADQEIIVKTLDVFDQRLAPRLPNLRAQIVHNDLNRNNVIVDAEDHSRIVAILDFGDMVHTALINDVAIGAANQLGDTPDLLAPAADFVGGYHTITPLSPEELGMLPDLIAVRLAMSVIITEWRARRFPDNRTHILRNTESNRQRLHLLLGMPRTTATSIFLHACERPRVP, from the coding sequence ATGGGCAGCACTTCGATGATGGCAGGCGAGATACTGGGCCAGAGCCTCGTTGCGGACATTTTATCGATCGACCCGTCGACGGCGGAAGCGTTCGTGGCCGCGCGCTATGGAATTATCGGATCTGCAACGCGGCTGACGGCGGAACGTGACTGCAACTTTGTGATTCAGACCGAAGCCGGCGATCGATACGTACTGAAGGTCACCAATCCGAAGGAAGACCGAGTTTTCGTCAACTTTCAGACTAGCGCCCTGCGGCACCTCGAATTGAAGACCCCTGCGATCCCCGTGCCGCGCGTCTTGCCGACCGTCGACGGTAATTTCGAGCCGGAGCTGCGCCTAACACCTTCCGGTTCCGCGATCGCCCGCCTGCTCACATATGTGCCTGGCGAAGTCTTGCGGTTCTCCAACCGCACCGCACAGCAGCGACACAATCTCGGCCGCGTCGCCGCCGAACTGGCCGTGTCATTGCAAGACTACGATCATCCGGGGGCCCGTCATCTCATTGCCTGGGACATCAAGAATGCCGGCAGGCTGCGGGAGCTGATGTCGCCGTCGCTTGGCGAACAGGCGGACCAGGAAATAATCGTGAAAACGCTCGATGTCTTTGACCAGCGTCTGGCCCCTCGACTGCCAAACCTTCGCGCGCAAATTGTCCACAACGACCTCAATCGCAATAATGTCATCGTCGACGCCGAAGACCATAGCCGGATTGTCGCAATCCTCGACTTTGGCGATATGGTCCACACAGCGCTGATCAACGATGTCGCGATAGGCGCTGCCAATCAACTGGGCGACACGCCCGATCTTCTGGCGCCCGCCGCCGATTTCGTTGGCGGGTATCATACGATCACGCCGCTGTCCCCGGAGGAACTCGGTATGCTGCCGGACTTAATTGCCGTTCGGCTGGCCATGAGCGTGATTATTACGGAGTGGCGCGCCAGGCGCTTCCCCGACAACCGAACCCACATCCTGCGCAATACCGAATCGAACCGGCAGCGGCTTCACCTTCTGCTCGGTATGCCGCGCACAACGGCGACGTCGATATTTCTCCATGCGTGCGAGAGGCCCCGGGTGCCATGA
- a CDS encoding alpha-hydroxy acid oxidase, whose protein sequence is MGTAKTASYDELRMRFPTVDTMRDYARTHAPHFAFEYADGGAGCDAGTTRNRTALDAIELLPRYGALAEAGSTEISLFDQRYAAPIAISPMGTPGIVLPGADRFLAQAAQAARVPYTLGMIGGATVEEMAALAPDVLWFQMLRCSLSDHKIAFDLMRRADACGVRALVLTMDVPVYTTRPRATLAGLGGSRFSPNARMMWDIATSPAWFAALLANGIPRFANLKKYMPPSASINDVIAFTQREIGGAFSWEEVARYRDFWKRPLVIKGILHPQDAEKAVALGADGIIVSNHGGRQVDALPASIDCLPDIVKAVAGRTTVFLDSGIRSGSDIVRALALGANATFAGKAFLWSLSALGAEGPAHAIRILQEETRATLAQLGATSVADAQHVMTRHIPRSWAALR, encoded by the coding sequence ATGGGAACAGCGAAAACCGCAAGCTACGACGAGCTTCGGATGCGTTTTCCAACAGTGGACACCATGCGCGATTACGCGCGCACCCACGCGCCGCATTTCGCGTTTGAATACGCGGACGGCGGAGCTGGTTGCGATGCGGGAACGACGCGCAATCGCACTGCACTCGATGCTATCGAGTTACTTCCGCGCTACGGCGCCCTCGCTGAAGCAGGGTCGACAGAGATTTCTCTTTTCGACCAGCGTTACGCCGCGCCGATTGCAATATCGCCGATGGGTACGCCAGGCATTGTGTTGCCGGGAGCCGACAGGTTTCTTGCCCAGGCGGCGCAGGCGGCACGGGTTCCCTACACGCTCGGCATGATTGGCGGTGCAACGGTTGAAGAGATGGCGGCGCTGGCGCCCGATGTGCTCTGGTTCCAGATGCTGCGATGCTCGCTGAGCGACCACAAGATTGCCTTTGATCTCATGCGCCGTGCCGATGCTTGCGGCGTACGTGCCCTTGTGTTGACCATGGACGTTCCCGTTTACACGACGCGCCCGCGGGCAACGCTAGCCGGATTGGGGGGCAGCAGGTTCAGCCCGAACGCACGAATGATGTGGGATATCGCCACGTCACCTGCTTGGTTCGCAGCGCTGCTGGCCAATGGGATTCCCCGCTTCGCAAATCTGAAAAAATACATGCCGCCGAGCGCGAGCATCAACGATGTGATTGCATTCACGCAACGGGAGATTGGCGGAGCCTTTTCATGGGAGGAAGTTGCGCGCTATCGGGATTTTTGGAAACGGCCGCTCGTCATCAAGGGCATTCTCCACCCGCAGGACGCCGAGAAGGCGGTCGCCCTCGGTGCAGACGGCATTATCGTCTCCAATCATGGCGGGCGACAGGTCGACGCCCTGCCTGCCAGTATCGATTGTCTGCCGGACATCGTTAAAGCCGTAGCAGGGCGGACGACCGTCTTTCTGGATTCCGGCATCCGCAGCGGTTCGGACATCGTCCGCGCTCTGGCTCTTGGTGCGAATGCCACGTTCGCTGGCAAAGCGTTTCTGTGGAGCCTTTCGGCACTTGGAGCCGAAGGACCTGCTCATGCCATACGCATACTCCAGGAGGAAACACGCGCCACCCTCGCTCAACTCGGCGCCACTTCTGTCGCCGATGCGCAGCACGTAATGACCCGCCATATACCGCGGTCATGGGCAGCACTTCGATGA
- a CDS encoding transporter substrate-binding domain-containing protein, translated as MQTVIKRGRVLVGVRDTSPGFSFRDDKNELVGFEIDLARELARGLFNDPNKIEFVLLTGGADRAPAIVSGRVDAVISTMSVFLERAQVVGFSIPYSISKSVFIVRSDSPFRNNSDLDGKKITGRQGADLEKIVLTAIKNPVFQMYPSNSDAFLAMRQKRADAFFFEGGAALYLAREFGDAVREVSDGGKPIAPSYLSVATRQNDQVWINYINTALTDLKLSGKLTAIHEKWFGTTSLMPSWSRQPM; from the coding sequence TTGCAGACGGTTATCAAGCGCGGTCGCGTGCTGGTTGGGGTGCGCGATACGTCACCGGGCTTTTCGTTCAGGGACGACAAGAACGAACTGGTTGGCTTTGAAATCGACCTCGCACGCGAACTGGCGCGCGGGCTTTTCAACGATCCGAACAAGATTGAATTCGTGCTGCTGACCGGCGGCGCCGATCGGGCGCCGGCCATCGTCAGCGGGCGTGTCGATGCTGTCATTTCGACGATGAGCGTTTTCCTCGAACGGGCTCAGGTTGTCGGATTTTCGATCCCCTACAGCATCTCGAAGAGCGTCTTTATCGTTCGGAGCGACTCGCCTTTCCGCAACAATTCGGATCTGGACGGCAAGAAGATCACCGGGCGTCAGGGCGCCGATCTCGAGAAAATCGTCCTGACCGCTATCAAGAATCCTGTTTTCCAGATGTATCCGAGCAATTCGGATGCATTTTTGGCCATGCGTCAAAAGCGAGCGGACGCCTTCTTCTTCGAGGGCGGTGCGGCGCTCTACTTGGCGCGCGAGTTCGGCGATGCCGTACGGGAGGTCTCCGACGGCGGCAAGCCGATTGCACCGAGCTATCTCTCCGTTGCGACGCGCCAGAACGATCAGGTGTGGATCAATTACATCAACACGGCACTTACTGACTTGAAGTTGTCGGGAAAGCTTACCGCGATCCACGAGAAGTGGTTCGGTACCACCAGCCTGATGCCGTCCTGGTCACGTCAGCCGATGTAG
- a CDS encoding amino acid ABC transporter permease has product MYYIDWRVVWDNLPRLADGIVTALELVVVAGFIAFFVGILGALARRSKFRSVRVAAIVYLEAVRNSPVLVKMYFIYFGLPTFDISLSPFVSGAVALGLHHGAYLMEIFRAAFDGVPRGQFDGAASLGLPRWLTFWKIELPQALRAALPPVGNVGSELIKDTSLTSSISLAEAYFVFVSIIALTMRTVEIFVVAAGFYLAVTWIFSLGVSALERRLNRPYGPRRTAKAVSL; this is encoded by the coding sequence ATGTATTACATCGATTGGCGGGTCGTTTGGGACAATCTGCCTCGCTTGGCGGATGGAATCGTCACCGCGCTTGAACTCGTCGTCGTTGCCGGCTTTATCGCATTCTTCGTTGGAATACTCGGAGCCCTGGCGCGCCGCTCCAAGTTTCGTTCGGTGCGCGTTGCAGCGATTGTCTACCTTGAGGCGGTCAGGAACAGCCCTGTTCTGGTGAAGATGTACTTCATCTACTTCGGGCTGCCGACGTTCGATATTTCACTTAGCCCCTTTGTGTCGGGGGCGGTGGCTCTTGGTTTGCATCACGGGGCCTATCTCATGGAGATATTCAGGGCCGCTTTCGATGGTGTGCCTCGCGGGCAGTTCGATGGCGCGGCAAGTCTGGGGCTCCCGCGATGGCTGACCTTCTGGAAAATCGAACTTCCCCAGGCTTTGCGGGCGGCGTTACCGCCGGTCGGCAATGTGGGTTCCGAACTTATCAAGGACACATCCCTGACGAGTTCGATTTCGCTCGCCGAAGCCTATTTCGTGTTTGTCTCGATTATCGCCCTGACAATGCGAACCGTTGAGATTTTCGTCGTCGCGGCCGGCTTCTATCTGGCGGTAACGTGGATTTTCTCCTTGGGGGTGTCGGCTTTGGAACGCCGCCTTAACAGGCCCTACGGTCCGCGGCGCACCGCCAAGGCGGTCAGCTTATGA
- a CDS encoding amino acid ABC transporter permease, with the protein MNMGLLAMVWLLLKGFMVSLQLAAGVLILGTVFGFLLGIAGARGSRVTRSIIHGLVVIVRGVPLLIQVFAVFYFLPLVGPTLSPFLTATVALSLFAAVTIGEIVRGSIVTVPAGQWEAARALGLGRLHTLVLVVLPEALPTIIPSLVGQFVWLIKGTSIISLLGVPELMYAGHQIIERTLRGFEVMALIWIIYTAVCYPLSVLGRYLEARLKFPDQGSALAAPKMALAGDRV; encoded by the coding sequence ATGAATATGGGGCTGCTCGCCATGGTGTGGCTCCTGCTGAAAGGCTTCATGGTGAGTCTGCAGCTGGCCGCCGGCGTTCTCATCCTCGGCACGGTGTTTGGCTTCCTTCTGGGCATAGCCGGCGCACGGGGCTCACGCGTTACCCGGTCAATCATTCATGGTCTCGTCGTTATCGTGCGAGGCGTTCCTTTGCTCATCCAGGTTTTTGCCGTCTTCTATTTCCTGCCGCTGGTCGGCCCGACGCTGTCGCCGTTCCTCACCGCAACCGTTGCGCTCTCGCTCTTTGCCGCGGTTACAATCGGCGAGATCGTGCGCGGGAGTATCGTGACGGTTCCGGCGGGCCAATGGGAGGCGGCGCGTGCTTTGGGGCTCGGGCGGCTGCATACACTCGTCCTTGTCGTTCTGCCTGAGGCGTTGCCGACCATCATTCCGTCGCTCGTTGGCCAGTTCGTCTGGCTGATCAAGGGCACGTCGATCATCTCGCTGCTGGGCGTTCCGGAACTGATGTACGCCGGCCATCAGATCATCGAGCGGACACTTCGCGGTTTTGAGGTAATGGCGCTCATCTGGATCATATATACGGCGGTCTGTTATCCGTTATCGGTGCTCGGCCGTTATCTCGAAGCGCGCCTGAAGTTTCCCGATCAGGGCTCGGCATTGGCCGCGCCCAAGATGGCCTTGGCGGGTGATCGGGTATGA
- a CDS encoding NAD(P)/FAD-dependent oxidoreductase: protein MISALARPDTAPLSIGIIGAGIVGVSCGLHLQRAGHQVEVIDWQGAGEGASSGNAGIIAVSELIPFSTFATLRKVPAMLRDPNGPLRLRRDYLFPILPWLVRFTLACRPAKQKTIVNALFELLSRSWDAWASFTTDPAVAALIQRSGWLQVFEDSESVRKKAATVALQRARGIAVQEVSSNEIRDLEPALAPVFGAGLYYPDNGFVSSPLKMLRALSEMLFRNGATYHRERAVAIATLPGGEIEVRTTGETRCYDRVILAAGAHSRSLLRTLKLDVPLDTERGYHLMLPRPAHSLRRSVSFSDYGFSLGPIDDAIRLTSGVEFAGLEAAPDWSPISHIVTHAQRFLPGLSSDISDQWLGFRPSLPDSLPVIGSPREHPGVILAFGHGHLGLTTGPLTGSLVAATIARAPLPFDIEPLSPSRWGI from the coding sequence ATGATTTCCGCCCTCGCCAGGCCTGATACGGCACCGCTTTCGATCGGCATTATTGGTGCGGGTATCGTCGGTGTGAGCTGTGGTTTGCATCTGCAGCGCGCGGGGCATCAGGTCGAGGTGATCGACTGGCAGGGAGCAGGCGAGGGCGCGTCGAGCGGCAACGCCGGGATCATCGCCGTTTCCGAACTGATCCCCTTCAGCACATTTGCCACTTTGCGCAAAGTTCCAGCGATGTTGCGCGATCCGAACGGGCCGCTGCGTTTGAGACGGGACTATCTGTTTCCGATCCTGCCATGGCTGGTTCGCTTTACGTTGGCGTGCCGCCCCGCCAAGCAGAAAACGATCGTTAACGCGCTCTTTGAGTTGCTGTCGCGAAGTTGGGATGCCTGGGCTTCATTCACGACTGATCCCGCAGTCGCGGCTTTGATCCAACGCTCGGGTTGGCTTCAGGTCTTCGAAGATTCCGAGAGCGTCCGCAAAAAGGCGGCAACGGTCGCCCTGCAGAGGGCCAGAGGCATTGCCGTTCAGGAAGTCTCGTCAAACGAGATTCGGGATCTGGAGCCGGCGCTGGCGCCGGTTTTCGGGGCCGGCTTGTACTATCCCGATAACGGCTTCGTATCGAGTCCGCTCAAAATGTTGCGCGCACTCTCGGAGATGCTGTTTCGCAATGGTGCGACGTATCACCGCGAACGCGCGGTGGCGATAGCGACGTTGCCCGGTGGTGAGATCGAAGTTCGCACAACTGGCGAAACCCGTTGCTACGATCGGGTTATCCTCGCCGCAGGCGCCCATTCGCGGTCCTTGTTGCGAACGTTGAAACTGGACGTGCCGCTCGACACCGAGCGCGGCTATCACCTGATGCTGCCGCGGCCGGCACATTCTCTGAGACGTTCGGTGTCTTTTTCGGACTACGGCTTTTCACTTGGCCCGATCGACGATGCCATACGGCTGACCTCCGGCGTGGAGTTCGCCGGTCTTGAAGCGGCGCCCGATTGGTCTCCGATCAGTCATATAGTGACGCATGCGCAACGCTTTTTGCCGGGACTGAGCTCCGACATTTCGGACCAGTGGCTTGGCTTCCGGCCGTCGCTCCCGGACTCGCTTCCCGTCATCGGTTCGCCGCGGGAGCATCCCGGCGTAATCCTCGCATTTGGACACGGTCATTTAGGCCTGACGACAGGCCCGCTCACCGGGAGTCTCGTCGCGGCAACCATAGCACGCGCGCCGTTACCCTTCGATATCGAACCGCTCAGTCCAAGCAGATGGGGTATCTGA
- a CDS encoding substrate-binding periplasmic protein codes for MGGVASLVTVGATGTARAAASQFKTITPGVLTVAAFGEMPASGIEDGKLVGLDGDMIMAIAPKLGLTVKPLVMDNAATIESVVSGRADIMIGNMRWTSRRAAVMALSDAAYYVTYGSVTRKDSKLPNVVAISDLKGQRLATLTGAASSTDLKKVPDSGGVRFYDNSDAVIRDIIAGRVDFASLDPTMIAYLGSKNPGLNLKHITYKPDPEYPTLTGSSQAVFGMPLANPDLVDAVNAGLAWLKRNKQDRAIFAKYGLTDELYFTPLAENPRIGVDRDTSGNVTGPAAHKPKDFSALFS; via the coding sequence ATGGGTGGCGTCGCCTCATTGGTGACGGTTGGAGCAACCGGAACGGCACGTGCCGCTGCTTCGCAATTCAAGACGATTACGCCCGGTGTGCTGACCGTGGCGGCCTTCGGCGAAATGCCCGCGTCGGGCATCGAGGACGGCAAGCTCGTCGGTCTTGACGGCGACATGATCATGGCCATTGCCCCAAAGCTCGGCCTTACGGTGAAGCCGCTCGTCATGGACAACGCGGCCACGATCGAATCCGTCGTCTCCGGCCGCGCCGATATCATGATCGGCAATATGCGGTGGACCTCGAGGCGTGCAGCGGTCATGGCGCTTAGCGACGCCGCATATTACGTGACCTATGGTTCCGTAACCCGGAAGGACAGCAAGCTTCCCAATGTTGTGGCGATTTCCGATCTGAAAGGACAGCGTCTGGCCACGCTGACCGGGGCGGCGTCGTCTACCGACCTCAAGAAGGTGCCGGACAGCGGTGGTGTCCGTTTCTATGACAACAGCGATGCGGTGATCCGTGACATCATTGCGGGCCGCGTGGACTTCGCCAGCCTTGACCCGACGATGATTGCCTATTTGGGTAGCAAAAATCCGGGTCTCAATCTCAAGCACATCACCTACAAGCCGGACCCCGAATATCCAACCTTGACTGGCAGCAGCCAGGCCGTGTTCGGCATGCCACTGGCCAACCCGGACCTCGTCGATGCTGTCAACGCCGGTCTGGCCTGGCTCAAGCGCAACAAGCAGGACCGGGCGATCTTCGCCAAATATGGCCTGACAGACGAGCTCTACTTTACGCCGCTCGCGGAAAATCCCCGCATCGGCGTGGACCGTGACACCAGCGGAAATGTCACCGGGCCCGCTGCTCACAAGCCCAAGGATTTCAGCGCGTTGTTCTCCTGA
- a CDS encoding amino acid ABC transporter ATP-binding protein, which translates to MTEIDAARVPLVRIMELTKHFGDRLILDRVSLDVEAKQRLVLIGPSGSGKTTLLRCINHLEKPTSGHVFIDGRLCWRKAPGEPHIDLPDAEIARQRREIGMVFQRFNLFPHMTALQNVMCGPLKVLKRPRNEAHDLAMALLEKVGMAEHRDAYPERLSGGQQQRVAISRALAMQPKLMLFDEATSALDPELVGEVLGVMRKLAEDGMTMIIVTHEMHFAASIADRVIVMDAGRIIDEGSPIEILKSPKHPRTAAFLSRMLNENTSPIQTSA; encoded by the coding sequence GTGACAGAAATCGATGCCGCGCGGGTCCCGTTGGTCCGCATTATGGAACTGACGAAGCACTTCGGCGACAGGCTGATCCTCGACAGGGTCAGCCTGGACGTCGAGGCTAAACAGCGTCTTGTTCTGATCGGCCCGAGCGGATCGGGAAAGACGACATTGCTTCGCTGCATCAATCATCTCGAGAAGCCCACATCGGGACATGTGTTCATCGACGGACGTCTCTGCTGGCGGAAAGCGCCGGGCGAGCCTCATATAGATCTTCCGGACGCTGAGATCGCACGTCAGAGGCGCGAGATAGGTATGGTGTTTCAGCGCTTCAATCTATTCCCTCATATGACTGCGTTGCAAAACGTGATGTGCGGACCGCTCAAGGTTTTGAAACGCCCGCGCAATGAAGCGCACGATTTGGCAATGGCGCTCCTTGAAAAGGTAGGTATGGCGGAGCACCGTGATGCCTATCCGGAGCGACTTTCCGGTGGCCAGCAACAACGTGTTGCGATCAGCCGCGCGCTGGCGATGCAGCCCAAGCTGATGCTGTTTGATGAAGCAACGTCCGCGCTCGATCCGGAACTCGTGGGTGAAGTCCTCGGCGTCATGCGGAAGTTGGCCGAAGACGGCATGACCATGATCATCGTCACCCATGAAATGCACTTCGCTGCCAGCATTGCCGACCGGGTTATCGTCATGGATGCCGGGCGGATCATCGATGAAGGTTCGCCGATTGAAATTCTAAAATCCCCAAAACACCCGAGAACAGCGGCCTTCCTTTCTCGTATGCTGAATGAGAATACATCGCCAATCCAGACGAGTGCCTAG
- a CDS encoding amino acid ABC transporter permease, with protein sequence MGLGFGVFFQQLPGFIDVLLHAAVMTIVVTLCASLMATFFGIVFLFPRLSASRPLRAVAIAYVELARAVPMLTLLFIIYFGMPQVGLRLDPLSAAVIAFGIHGGGYLVEIFRSAIEAINKGQLEAGLAIGMTRFQALRIIVLPQAARIGLPPYCNYAIQLLKDSSLASTISVPELMMQTRLIANATYLTIELYVFVALIYLVMSLPLSYGALWLQTKLSAQHRTP encoded by the coding sequence ATGGGCCTTGGCTTCGGAGTCTTCTTTCAGCAGCTGCCAGGATTTATCGACGTGCTGCTGCATGCGGCCGTCATGACGATAGTCGTCACTTTGTGTGCGTCACTGATGGCGACATTCTTCGGCATCGTTTTCCTGTTTCCTCGGCTTTCGGCATCGCGCCCCCTTCGCGCGGTGGCAATTGCCTATGTTGAGTTGGCGCGGGCGGTGCCCATGTTGACGCTGCTCTTTATCATCTATTTCGGGATGCCTCAGGTTGGGCTCCGGCTTGATCCGCTGTCGGCTGCCGTGATTGCGTTCGGCATTCACGGTGGCGGATACCTCGTGGAGATCTTCCGCTCGGCAATCGAGGCCATCAATAAGGGGCAGCTTGAGGCGGGCCTGGCTATTGGCATGACCCGCTTTCAGGCGCTTCGTATCATCGTACTGCCTCAGGCGGCCCGGATCGGCCTGCCGCCGTACTGCAATTATGCGATTCAACTTCTTAAGGACAGCTCGCTCGCGTCCACGATATCCGTTCCTGAACTGATGATGCAGACGCGGCTGATCGCCAACGCAACCTATCTGACCATCGAGCTCTACGTGTTCGTGGCGCTCATCTACCTCGTCATGAGCCTGCCGCTGAGTTATGGCGCGCTGTGGCTGCAGACAAAGCTCAGCGCTCAGCATCGAACGCCATGA
- a CDS encoding amino acid ABC transporter permease, with the protein MAADKAQRSASNAMISQFYSSIAKSVVWEWMPQLLEGVRHTLEMALLSFALSVILGLIVALMRMSEKRVISWTAIVFIEVFRGTPLLVQLFIIYYALPAVGLIFSPFVAGVIGLTLNSAAYISEIYRSGFLSIDAGQKEAGKAIGMTGLQIQLQVLIPQAVLVSIPNLAGYGVTILKSTSLASIVSAPDLMMYAHDLSSEYFMPMKVYLITALLYIIMAYPLSRGAQHLEKVMGRGRR; encoded by the coding sequence GTGGCTGCAGACAAAGCTCAGCGCTCAGCATCGAACGCCATGATTAGCCAGTTTTATTCCTCCATTGCGAAAAGTGTCGTCTGGGAGTGGATGCCGCAGCTCCTCGAAGGTGTTCGTCATACACTGGAGATGGCGTTGCTTTCGTTTGCCCTGTCGGTCATCCTCGGCCTGATTGTCGCGCTGATGCGCATGTCCGAAAAGCGGGTCATTTCGTGGACTGCAATCGTCTTCATCGAAGTGTTTCGCGGAACGCCGCTGCTCGTTCAGCTTTTCATCATTTACTACGCTTTGCCCGCGGTCGGATTGATCTTTAGTCCGTTCGTGGCGGGCGTAATCGGTCTCACGCTGAACAGCGCCGCCTATATTTCGGAGATTTATAGATCGGGCTTCCTGTCGATCGATGCGGGACAAAAGGAGGCGGGAAAGGCCATCGGCATGACCGGTCTCCAGATTCAGCTGCAGGTTCTTATTCCGCAGGCGGTCCTAGTCTCCATCCCTAACCTGGCTGGTTATGGTGTGACCATCCTTAAGTCGACGTCGCTGGCTTCTATTGTGTCGGCGCCGGACCTCATGATGTACGCTCACGACCTCAGCAGCGAGTATTTCATGCCGATGAAGGTCTATTTGATCACGGCGCTGCTTTACATCATCATGGCCTATCCGTTATCCCGGGGTGCGCAGCACCTGGAGAAGGTCATGGGACGCGGCCGCCGCTAG
- a CDS encoding MarR family winged helix-turn-helix transcriptional regulator, which yields MLDSRPPLTTSREDFLKDGSDQLFREAIYTWVRSVEQLLKCRSAFAKISGLTSSQFAVLMGVASQQGSQGVTIKDLAEHVALASTHVTTEVGRLKAKGLVLKKSNLNDQRSVLVQLSRKGEQHIERVTPYVRTVNDMLFQNVSLHGLVRAHIAAKKLVDNSGEALAYLRDISSRSAKKPRSGKTTGTAATTRNARRSAGAASANQ from the coding sequence ATGCTGGACAGCAGACCGCCCCTTACGACCTCACGTGAAGACTTCCTGAAGGACGGATCTGATCAGCTCTTTCGGGAGGCCATATACACTTGGGTTCGGAGCGTCGAGCAGCTCCTGAAATGCCGCAGCGCCTTCGCCAAAATCTCGGGCCTGACGTCGTCGCAATTTGCCGTATTGATGGGCGTCGCATCCCAGCAGGGTTCACAGGGCGTAACCATCAAGGACCTTGCCGAACACGTCGCGCTCGCCTCCACCCATGTGACGACAGAGGTGGGCCGGCTCAAGGCAAAAGGTCTTGTGCTCAAGAAGAGCAACTTGAACGACCAGCGCAGCGTTCTGGTCCAGCTTAGTCGCAAAGGCGAACAACACATTGAGCGCGTGACGCCGTATGTGCGCACTGTCAACGACATGCTGTTCCAGAATGTGAGCCTGCATGGCCTGGTCAGGGCACACATCGCGGCAAAGAAGCTCGTCGACAACTCGGGTGAGGCTCTCGCGTATCTTCGGGATATCTCAAGCCGTTCGGCCAAGAAGCCGCGCAGCGGCAAAACGACAGGTACAGCTGCCACGACGAGAAACGCCCGCAGGTCGGCTGGTGCCGCATCTGCCAATCAATAA
- a CDS encoding leucyl aminopeptidase, whose amino-acid sequence MTVDKYMFELFRKELQLCKVKPGETIGILSEDTIRRDYAVAFAAAAEDLGADTLHVNIRKRPGSFFGPGNSLRGQQAAIEALKRTDMVIDLIGLLWSKEQDAITAGGPRMLLVLEPMEVLSRLLTSPDSRRRVGEAHKLIAGARELRITSPGGTDVTYKIGKLKTVSQYGYTDEPGRWDAWAGAFVWTGGDEDGVDGTVVVDAGDLLLDPILRYVSEPIVLTIKKGYITKIAGGGAEGALMRDFMASFRDPKAYAVSHIGWGLDENAQWTFLATNPAARDSLGVDGRCFYGNVLFSTGPNTELGGTNDTMCHLDIPLKNCSLFLDGRQILKDGEILPEEMRVPGR is encoded by the coding sequence ATGACTGTCGACAAGTATATGTTCGAGCTGTTCCGCAAGGAGCTGCAACTCTGCAAGGTGAAGCCGGGAGAGACGATCGGCATCCTTTCGGAAGACACCATTCGAAGAGACTATGCGGTGGCTTTTGCGGCGGCGGCAGAGGATCTCGGGGCCGATACGCTCCACGTCAATATTCGCAAGCGCCCCGGCAGCTTCTTCGGACCCGGCAACTCCTTGCGCGGGCAGCAGGCCGCCATCGAGGCGCTCAAGAGAACCGACATGGTCATCGACCTGATCGGCCTGCTCTGGTCCAAGGAGCAGGATGCGATCACCGCCGGCGGACCACGCATGCTTTTGGTGCTGGAGCCCATGGAGGTTTTGTCGCGGCTGTTGACGTCGCCGGACTCGCGGCGGCGTGTTGGCGAGGCGCACAAGCTGATCGCCGGTGCGCGCGAGTTGCGCATCACCTCGCCGGGCGGAACAGACGTGACCTATAAGATCGGCAAACTGAAGACCGTGAGCCAATACGGCTATACGGACGAGCCAGGTCGTTGGGATGCATGGGCTGGCGCTTTCGTCTGGACCGGGGGCGACGAAGACGGCGTCGATGGAACGGTTGTCGTCGATGCTGGCGACCTGCTGCTCGATCCGATCCTTCGCTATGTGTCGGAGCCGATCGTGCTCACGATCAAGAAGGGTTACATTACGAAGATCGCCGGCGGCGGCGCCGAAGGCGCGCTGATGCGCGATTTCATGGCGAGCTTCCGCGACCCCAAGGCTTATGCCGTCTCGCATATCGGCTGGGGTCTTGATGAGAATGCGCAATGGACGTTCCTGGCCACCAATCCGGCCGCGCGCGACAGCCTCGGCGTCGATGGCCGCTGTTTCTACGGCAATGTCCTGTTCTCCACTGGTCCGAATACCGAGCTTGGCGGGACCAACGACACCATGTGCCATCTGGACATTCCGTTGAAGAATTGCTCGCTGTTCCTGGACGGTCGCCAAATTCTCAAGGATGGCGAAATTCTTCCCGAGGAGATGCGGGTGCCCGGCCGGTAA